The proteins below are encoded in one region of Drosophila santomea strain STO CAGO 1482 chromosome 3R, Prin_Dsan_1.1, whole genome shotgun sequence:
- the LOC120452207 gene encoding isocitrate dehydrogenase [NAD] subunit beta, mitochondrial — MSMLARTVGRTFMQAAAARSLHTTSTVRAADNYGANRTTCTLIPGDGVGPELVYSLQEVFKAASVPVDFECYFLSEINPVLSAKLEDVVASIQKNKVCIKGVLATPDYSNVGDLQTLNMKLRNDLDLYANVVHVRSLPGVKTRHTNIDTVIIREQTEGEYSALEHESVPGIVECLKIITAKKSMRIAKFAFDYATKNQRKKVTAVHKANIMKLGDGLFLRSCEEVSRLYPRIQFEKMIVDNTTMQMVSNPNQFDVMVTPNLYGAIVDNLASGLVGGAGVVAGASYSSESVVFEPGARHTFAEAVGKNVANPTAMLLCGVKLLRHINLPTYGEIIQNAINKVLNDGKVRTKDLGGQSTTQDFTRAIILNMS; from the exons ATGTCGATGCTGGCGAGAACCGTTGGACGCACCTTCATGCAG GCTGCGGCAGCACGTAGTCTGCACACCACGTCGACGGTCCGGGCTGCG GATAACTATGGCGCCAACAGGACCACCTGCACACTGATTCCCGGCGACGGTGTGGGTCCCGAGCTGGTCTACTCCCTCCAGGAGGTCTTCAAG GCAGCCAGCGTTCCCGTGGACTTCGAGTGCTACTTCCTTTCCGAAATCAACCCAGTGCTTAGTGCCAAACTGGAGGATGTGGTGGCCTCCATTCAGAAAAACAAAGTGTGCATTAAG GGCGTTTTGGCCACACCCGACTACAGCAATGTGGGTGACCTGCAGACCCTAAACATGAAGCTCCGCAACGACCTGGACCTTTATGCGAATGTGGTGCATGTCCGCAGTTTGCCCGGTGTCAAGACGCGCCACACCAACATCGACACGGTGATTATTCGCGAGCAGACCGAGGGCGAGTACTCGGCGCTGGAGCACGAGTCGGTGCCCGGAATTGTGGAGTGCCTGAAGATTATTACCGCCAAAAAGTCCATGCGCATCGCCAAGTTCGCGTTTGACTATGCCACGAAGAACCAGCGCAAGAAGGTCACCGCCGTGCACAAGGCGAACATCATGAAGCTGGGCGACGGCCTTTTCCTACGCTCCTGCGAAGAGGTTTCCCGTCTCTATCCACGCATCCAGTTTGAGAAGATGATTGTGGACAACACGACCATGCAGATGGTTTCCAACCCCAATCAATTCGACGTTATGGTCACTCCCAATCTCTATGGTGCTATTGTGGACAATCTGGCAAGTGGTCTTGTGGGCGGTGCTGGTGTCGTTGCTGGCGCCTCCTACTCCTCGGAATCCGTGGTCTTTGAGCCG GGTGCACGTCACACCTTCGCCGAGGCCGTGGGCAAGAATGTGGCTAATCCCACTGCCATGCTGCTCTGCGGCGTGAAGCTGTTGCGCCACATCAACCTGCCCACCTACGGCGAGATCATCCAGAATGCCATCAACAAGGTGCTGAACGATGGCAAGGTGCGTACCAAGGATCTGGGCGGACAATCGACCACGCAGGACTTTACCCGCGCCATTATCCTGAACATGTCCTAG